A region of Streptomyces sp. WMMC500 DNA encodes the following proteins:
- a CDS encoding AMP-binding protein encodes MSRNPHHKRGLYLGTVPERAAAKHGGTLLTLDHDLDALPEAGRRLTIAEVAEFAADLANRQAAVGVRAGDHVVVYKRANVDAWLLATAAARLGAIPVMLSPALPAPTVAALLKRLQGPRRPHLLTDRPKLTELAGLPLDELTTSVIGVAGAGRGVASLARLAGAPPVPPVFQGLDEPAMITHTSGTTGVPKLVVHTPRTMRARLRPQLVMLALMRRRETVAISVPFVHSRLFAAMTLALTKGMPTILLTNHDPEAVAKVFLRNRPGLVEALPNAFLAWEGLAADPREPFASVKYFSSTFDALHPRTVRRLLDASRRRAPQFFQIYGQSEVGPAVGRPYFRRDARRMDGRCVGFPLPGSARVRVVSRNGRRVSAANPGFIEVRWAGLAQTYHGEQDRYDENVHDGWWRTGDVGYRTRAGCLHMLDREIDTIPGVGSSLEIEDAVLDRLDELVELVVVPGPDAEPVPVLCTRDDQPLVPARWRAATADYPQLGAPVHLPLAELPRTATLKTRRVELSRLLHDRL; translated from the coding sequence GTGAGCCGGAATCCCCACCACAAGCGCGGCCTCTATCTGGGTACGGTGCCGGAGCGGGCCGCGGCGAAGCACGGCGGGACGCTGCTGACGCTGGACCACGACCTCGACGCCCTGCCCGAGGCCGGCCGCCGGCTGACGATCGCCGAGGTGGCGGAGTTCGCCGCCGACCTGGCGAACCGGCAGGCGGCGGTGGGCGTACGGGCCGGAGACCACGTCGTCGTCTACAAGCGGGCGAACGTCGACGCCTGGCTGCTCGCCACCGCCGCCGCCCGCCTCGGCGCGATCCCCGTCATGCTCTCCCCCGCCCTGCCCGCGCCCACGGTGGCCGCCCTCCTCAAGCGCCTCCAGGGACCGCGCCGCCCCCACCTGCTCACCGACCGCCCGAAGCTCACCGAGCTGGCCGGCCTGCCCCTCGACGAGCTGACCACGTCGGTCATCGGCGTGGCGGGCGCCGGCCGCGGCGTGGCGTCGCTGGCCCGCCTCGCCGGCGCCCCGCCCGTACCGCCGGTGTTCCAGGGGCTGGACGAGCCGGCGATGATCACGCACACCTCGGGCACCACGGGCGTACCGAAGCTGGTCGTCCACACCCCGCGCACCATGCGCGCCCGGCTGCGCCCGCAGCTCGTCATGCTGGCGCTGATGCGCCGGCGCGAGACCGTCGCGATCAGCGTGCCGTTCGTCCACTCGCGGCTGTTCGCGGCGATGACGCTCGCGCTGACGAAGGGCATGCCGACCATCCTGCTCACCAACCACGACCCGGAGGCGGTGGCGAAGGTCTTCCTGCGGAACCGGCCCGGCCTCGTCGAGGCCCTGCCCAACGCGTTCCTCGCCTGGGAGGGCCTGGCCGCGGACCCGCGCGAGCCCTTCGCGTCCGTGAAGTACTTCTCCTCCACCTTCGACGCGCTCCACCCCCGCACCGTTCGCCGCCTCCTGGACGCCTCCCGCCGCCGCGCCCCGCAGTTCTTCCAGATCTACGGCCAGTCCGAGGTCGGCCCCGCCGTGGGCCGCCCCTACTTCCGCCGCGACGCCCGCCGCATGGACGGCCGCTGCGTCGGCTTCCCGCTGCCGGGCAGCGCGCGGGTCCGCGTCGTCTCCCGGAACGGCCGGCGGGTCTCCGCCGCGAACCCCGGTTTCATCGAGGTCCGCTGGGCCGGTCTCGCCCAGACGTACCACGGCGAACAGGACCGCTACGACGAGAACGTCCACGACGGCTGGTGGCGCACCGGCGACGTCGGCTACCGGACCCGCGCCGGCTGCCTGCACATGCTCGACCGCGAGATCGACACCATCCCCGGCGTCGGCTCCAGCCTGGAGATCGAGGACGCCGTCCTCGACCGCCTGGACGAACTCGTCGAACTCGTCGTCGTCCCGGGCCCGGACGCCGAGCCGGTACCCGTCCTGTGCACCCGCGACGACCAGCCGCTGGTCCCGGCCCGCTGGCGGGCGGCCACCGCCGACTACCCCCAGCTCGGCGCCCCCGTCCACCTCCCGCTGGCCGAACTCCCCCGCACCGCGACCCTCAAGACCCGCCGCGTGGAGCTGTCCCGCCTCCTCCACGACCGCCTCTGA